In uncultured Draconibacterium sp., one genomic interval encodes:
- a CDS encoding sulfatase-like hydrolase/transferase, with protein MKLKYRITGLFLFLFLITAFGETAFKNQGDDAPNIIFILADDLGYLDIQEYAKHTLGTKKHKMFYETPNLDRLLEEGVAFERAYACQLCSPTRASILTGKNAARLGFTTPTPFRKTY; from the coding sequence ATGAAACTAAAATATCGGATTACAGGATTATTCCTCTTCCTTTTTTTAATAACAGCATTTGGCGAAACAGCTTTTAAAAATCAAGGGGATGATGCTCCCAACATTATTTTTATTCTTGCCGACGACCTTGGGTATCTGGATATTCAGGAGTATGCCAAACATACCCTTGGGACCAAGAAACACAAAATGTTTTATGAAACTCCAAATCTCGACAGGTTATTGGAAGAAGGAGTAGCTTTTGAACGAGCTTATGCTTGCCAGCTTTGCTCGCCAACGCGCGCAAGTATATTAACGGGAAAAAATGCAGCCCGACTTGGTTTTACAACCCCAACACCCTTCCGAAAAACCTATTAA
- a CDS encoding sulfatase: protein MKNILGIIGFIALQLFCIVSPGQEAQPPKTNFLFIIVDDLRPQLGCYGNAETLSPNIDRLAEEGLLFRNAYCNVPVCGASRASLLTGTRPTASRFTNAATWAEKDVPDLVDIPGYLKQNGYKTISNGKIYHHQFDNAASWDDNYKPKDFRDYKTPENIELMKTKGMAAAWEIAPVPDDSLQGGKIANKVIADLRNLKKSGNPFFLTAGFTKPHLPFIAPEKYWDMYDHNKIELAKNPFAPEKCPKEALHNWGELRKQYTGIPQTGPVSDEVARNLIHGYNACVSFSDSMIGRILDELVQLELDKNTVVILCGDHGWQLGEHGLWCKHSNFNTSLQVPLIIRAPGFAKNAKVEALVEFVDLFPSICELAGIEIPKHLQGKSMKPLLENPDTEWKEAIFSRFKNGESVKTKYYLYTEYRIKGERISQMLYNHNTDKDENKNIADENESVTEKLHLLMKSEGILK from the coding sequence ATGAAGAATATTTTAGGAATTATAGGTTTTATTGCCCTGCAGTTGTTTTGCATTGTTTCTCCTGGGCAGGAAGCTCAACCACCGAAGACTAATTTTTTGTTCATTATTGTTGATGATTTGAGGCCACAATTGGGATGTTACGGGAATGCTGAAACATTGAGTCCCAATATCGACAGGCTGGCCGAAGAAGGATTGTTGTTCCGCAACGCCTATTGTAATGTTCCGGTTTGCGGGGCATCACGAGCCAGTTTATTAACGGGCACAAGGCCAACTGCAAGCCGTTTTACCAATGCCGCTACCTGGGCCGAGAAAGATGTTCCGGATTTAGTTGATATTCCGGGCTATTTAAAACAAAACGGATACAAAACCATAAGTAACGGAAAAATATATCATCATCAGTTTGATAATGCAGCTTCGTGGGACGACAATTACAAGCCCAAAGATTTCAGAGATTATAAAACGCCTGAAAATATTGAGCTGATGAAGACAAAAGGGATGGCCGCTGCTTGGGAAATTGCCCCGGTTCCTGATGATTCGCTTCAGGGGGGAAAAATTGCCAATAAGGTTATTGCCGACCTGCGAAACCTGAAAAAAAGCGGGAACCCCTTTTTTTTAACAGCCGGTTTTACAAAACCTCACTTGCCGTTTATTGCTCCCGAAAAATATTGGGACATGTACGACCACAACAAAATTGAATTGGCAAAAAATCCTTTTGCTCCCGAAAAATGCCCGAAAGAAGCACTTCACAATTGGGGCGAGTTACGAAAACAGTACACCGGTATCCCACAAACCGGACCAGTGTCTGACGAGGTGGCACGTAATCTTATTCATGGCTATAATGCGTGCGTAAGTTTTTCCGATTCCATGATTGGTCGGATATTAGACGAACTGGTGCAACTGGAACTCGATAAAAATACAGTAGTTATTTTGTGTGGCGACCATGGCTGGCAATTGGGCGAGCACGGTTTATGGTGTAAGCACAGTAATTTTAATACCTCATTACAAGTGCCCTTAATCATTCGGGCTCCGGGTTTTGCTAAAAATGCAAAGGTTGAGGCTTTGGTTGAATTTGTTGATTTGTTCCCGAGTATTTGCGAACTGGCAGGTATTGAAATACCCAAACATCTGCAGGGGAAAAGTATGAAGCCATTGCTCGAAAATCCTGATACAGAATGGAAAGAAGCAATATTTTCACGCTTTAAAAATGGCGAATCGGTAAAAACCAAATACTACCTTTATACCGAATACCGGATTAAGGGAGAACGAATTTCGCAAATGCTTTACAACCATAATACTGACAAGGACGAGAATAAAAACATTGCAGATGAGAATGAATCTGTAACCGAAAAACTTCACTTGTTAATGAAATCGGAAGGTATTTTAAAGTAA
- a CDS encoding sulfatase has translation MKKQVCWILIIGVAGLLFSCSLQKTEKQKTKKPNIVFILADDMGWADLPVYGNRFNEAPRLAKLAEEGTRFTNAYAACPVCSPTRASIQSGQYPARGGVIDFIPGHWRPFEEVVVPKNRTQHLPTDITSLGEAMKTAGYKTGYFGKWHLGFGDEHHPSKRGYDSAYEYKGGGFFTSKFSPHYEVNNPKQPLSDVLTDMSVNFLEENKDSSFFLFLSHYDVHVQLDADSALIDKYLKKEKVDNYPCNAIYAAMVESVDNSVGRVLDKLDELGLAENTIVLFFSDNGGLKSRFDEIPLIDKSKQHIYENDSLLYIASSNIPLRAEKGTVYEGGIREPFIVRWPGKIGSGEVSDALISSVDFYPTFMALAEANMPETQVFDGKNILPELMGNNREPERALFWHYPVYHHDVPKSVIRKGDWKLIENLVDGSFELYNLKEDISETNNLAEVNIARLKELKTELKAWQKDTGAALPVKNHDFDETKRKLWKQHPDTKTLFKKLEPKTANDIIPQ, from the coding sequence ATGAAGAAACAAGTTTGTTGGATACTTATAATTGGCGTGGCAGGATTACTGTTTTCCTGTTCGTTGCAAAAAACAGAGAAACAAAAAACAAAAAAGCCCAACATTGTTTTTATTCTGGCCGACGATATGGGCTGGGCCGATTTGCCGGTTTACGGAAACCGCTTTAACGAAGCACCTCGTTTAGCCAAACTAGCCGAAGAGGGAACACGATTTACCAATGCTTATGCTGCTTGTCCGGTTTGTTCGCCAACGCGTGCCAGTATACAATCGGGGCAATACCCAGCAAGGGGTGGTGTAATCGATTTTATTCCGGGGCACTGGAGGCCTTTTGAGGAAGTTGTTGTACCCAAAAACCGAACGCAGCATCTGCCAACAGACATAACTTCTTTGGGCGAAGCTATGAAGACTGCCGGTTATAAAACAGGGTATTTCGGAAAATGGCACCTGGGATTCGGGGACGAGCATCACCCCTCGAAACGTGGTTATGATAGTGCTTACGAATACAAGGGCGGCGGCTTTTTTACTTCGAAGTTTAGCCCTCATTACGAAGTGAATAACCCTAAACAACCGCTTTCTGATGTTCTTACAGATATGAGCGTTAATTTTTTGGAAGAAAATAAGGATTCTTCATTTTTTCTTTTCCTTTCGCATTACGATGTGCATGTGCAATTAGACGCCGATTCGGCCTTAATCGACAAGTACCTGAAAAAAGAGAAAGTTGATAATTATCCGTGTAATGCCATTTATGCGGCTATGGTTGAAAGTGTTGATAATAGTGTTGGCCGGGTACTCGATAAGTTGGATGAACTGGGCTTGGCCGAGAATACAATTGTTCTCTTTTTCTCCGATAATGGAGGATTAAAGAGCCGTTTCGATGAGATTCCACTAATCGATAAATCCAAACAACATATTTACGAAAACGATTCGTTGTTATACATTGCGTCATCGAATATTCCGTTGCGGGCCGAAAAAGGTACAGTTTACGAAGGAGGTATTCGCGAACCTTTTATTGTACGCTGGCCTGGTAAAATAGGGTCAGGTGAGGTTTCTGATGCATTAATAAGCAGCGTTGATTTTTACCCCACCTTTATGGCACTGGCAGAAGCCAACATGCCCGAAACACAAGTGTTCGACGGAAAAAACATTCTTCCTGAACTGATGGGAAATAACAGAGAACCTGAACGGGCGTTGTTTTGGCACTACCCGGTGTACCATCACGATGTGCCAAAAAGTGTTATTCGAAAAGGCGATTGGAAACTGATAGAAAATTTGGTTGACGGTTCTTTTGAATTGTATAACCTGAAAGAAGATATTTCAGAAACAAATAATTTGGCCGAAGTAAATATTGCCAGGCTAAAGGAATTGAAAACAGAACTGAAAGCCTGGCAGAAAGACACCGGCGCCGCGTTGCCTGTAAAAAATCACGACTTTGATGAAACAAAAAGAAAACTTTGGAAGCAGCATCCTGATACAAAGACACTTTTTAAGAAGCTCGAGCCGAAAACAGCCAATGATATTATTCCCCAATAG
- a CDS encoding sulfatase-like hydrolase/transferase, translating to MPDGSYAHDVLYHSDKIEIEQALLNGKTNTALPSGTVYDNGQDEITIAEALSDYHSAFIRKWHVGGHGAKGYAPEDQGFEALVWFDAGGSKYFNWRDKWNNRSKEMIPNTPQEEWLMGSSGEETGEAYLTDDLTEQALSYIEKRAKIKDEPFFLYFCHFAVHSPWQAPEEDIEYFENKKTKGWNGHKDATYAAMIKSLDNSVGKILDKLQETGLEENTLVVFMSDNGGIDSKITPQGHVTDNFPLMGGKACLTEGGVRVPLVFRWKGKLTGNKWSTVPVDCADIFPTLVEVAGYEPKFYYNDKNIDGRSILGLLYDVKNEKRTYMRDTRYWHYPFNVIYNNPYDGLPLT from the coding sequence GTGCCAGATGGAAGTTATGCCCACGATGTGTTGTATCATAGCGACAAAATTGAAATTGAACAGGCTTTGCTGAACGGAAAAACAAATACAGCTTTGCCGTCCGGAACTGTCTACGATAATGGGCAGGATGAAATTACAATTGCCGAGGCATTATCAGATTACCATTCGGCATTTATAAGGAAATGGCATGTTGGAGGACATGGAGCAAAAGGCTATGCGCCGGAAGATCAGGGATTTGAAGCATTGGTGTGGTTCGATGCCGGTGGTTCGAAATATTTTAACTGGCGCGATAAATGGAATAACCGTTCAAAAGAAATGATTCCGAATACTCCTCAGGAAGAATGGTTGATGGGAAGCTCAGGAGAAGAAACCGGAGAAGCGTATTTAACAGATGACCTAACAGAGCAAGCTTTAAGTTATATTGAAAAACGGGCAAAAATTAAAGATGAACCTTTCTTCCTTTATTTTTGTCATTTCGCAGTACATAGTCCCTGGCAAGCTCCAGAAGAAGATATTGAATATTTCGAGAATAAGAAAACAAAAGGTTGGAACGGGCATAAAGATGCTACTTATGCAGCAATGATAAAATCGTTGGACAATTCAGTAGGCAAAATTCTGGATAAATTACAAGAAACCGGACTTGAGGAAAATACACTTGTGGTGTTTATGTCGGACAATGGTGGAATTGATTCCAAAATAACTCCCCAGGGCCATGTTACTGATAATTTTCCGTTAATGGGAGGAAAGGCTTGTCTAACCGAAGGAGGTGTGCGGGTGCCCCTTGTTTTTCGTTGGAAAGGCAAGTTAACGGGAAACAAGTGGTCGACGGTGCCCGTTGACTGTGCTGATATTTTTCCAACCTTAGTGGAAGTGGCAGGATACGAGCCAAAGTTCTATTACAATGATAAAAACATTGATGGGCGGAGTATTTTAGGTCTGTTATATGATGTTAAAAATGAAAAAAGAACGTATATGCGAGATACCCGCTACTGGCATTATCCTTTTAATGTAATATACAATAATCCTTACGATGGTTTGCCTCTCACATAG
- a CDS encoding sulfatase-like hydrolase/transferase: MQKIVATFILAFCAINSIFAQQRPNIIVIFTDDLGYADIGANGMVPDIKTPNIDKLAENGVRMTSGYVTAPQCAPSRAGLLTGRYQQRFGSDDNGIQPVPLDETLIAEHMSNAGYVTGMTGKWHLQPLYVQTNWVRENVPGIPDKARYSPKDVPLELTMKYYPHVRGFQEYYYGTMYNIWANYDLSGNSIEPQWINADGYRLDNQTNAATTFIDRNYEKPFFFYLGYYAPHVPLEATEKYLSRFPGKMPERRRYCLAMMSAVDDGVGKIINKLKEHGVYENTLIFFMSDNGAPLKIYKEDIPLTHKGGAWDGSLNKPFVGEKGMISEGGIRIPYIVSWPAVLPKGEVYNKPVISLDMAATAVEVAGRKKPKAFDGTNLIPYLSGERKGQPHEQLYWRFWDQSAIRMNNWKFLKAGNREFLFDLNSEEPESENLILQYPEKADKMKKELVKWGAELKNPGIPDGEIRREKHWYDYYFKE; encoded by the coding sequence ATGCAAAAAATAGTAGCAACATTTATTCTTGCGTTTTGTGCAATCAATTCCATTTTTGCACAGCAACGTCCCAATATTATTGTAATTTTTACCGACGACCTGGGGTATGCCGATATCGGTGCAAATGGGATGGTTCCCGATATAAAAACTCCGAATATTGATAAACTGGCAGAAAATGGGGTACGCATGACATCTGGTTATGTTACTGCGCCACAATGTGCCCCATCGCGGGCAGGTTTGCTAACCGGACGCTACCAGCAGCGTTTTGGTTCCGATGATAATGGTATTCAACCGGTTCCGCTGGATGAAACATTAATTGCCGAACACATGTCAAATGCAGGTTATGTTACCGGGATGACCGGAAAATGGCATTTACAGCCATTGTATGTGCAAACCAATTGGGTTCGCGAAAATGTACCAGGTATTCCGGATAAGGCGCGTTACTCGCCTAAGGATGTTCCACTGGAATTAACGATGAAATATTATCCCCATGTGCGTGGGTTTCAGGAATATTATTATGGTACAATGTATAATATTTGGGCAAACTACGACTTGAGCGGGAATTCGATTGAACCACAATGGATAAATGCCGATGGTTATCGCCTGGATAACCAAACCAATGCCGCAACAACTTTTATCGACCGTAATTACGAAAAACCATTTTTCTTTTACCTCGGCTATTATGCTCCGCATGTTCCTTTGGAAGCAACCGAAAAGTATTTAAGCCGTTTCCCCGGCAAAATGCCCGAACGTAGGCGGTATTGTTTGGCTATGATGTCGGCAGTTGACGATGGAGTTGGAAAGATTATTAATAAACTCAAAGAACATGGGGTTTATGAGAATACGCTTATTTTTTTCATGAGTGATAATGGAGCTCCCTTAAAAATATATAAAGAAGACATTCCTTTAACACACAAAGGTGGTGCCTGGGACGGCTCGTTAAATAAACCTTTTGTTGGAGAAAAAGGAATGATTTCAGAAGGTGGTATCCGCATCCCTTATATTGTTTCTTGGCCGGCAGTATTGCCCAAAGGCGAAGTGTATAACAAACCTGTTATATCGCTTGATATGGCTGCTACTGCAGTTGAAGTGGCAGGAAGAAAGAAGCCCAAAGCGTTTGACGGCACAAACCTTATTCCGTATTTATCAGGAGAAAGAAAAGGCCAGCCTCACGAGCAGCTTTATTGGCGATTTTGGGACCAGAGTGCAATTAGAATGAACAACTGGAAGTTTTTAAAAGCAGGTAATCGCGAGTTCTTGTTCGATTTAAATTCAGAAGAACCTGAATCAGAAAACCTGATTTTGCAGTATCCCGAAAAAGCAGATAAAATGAAAAAGGAGCTCGTTAAATGGGGGGCAGAACTAAAGAATCCAGGTATACCCGACGGAGAGATAAGAAGGGAAAAGCATTGGTACGACTATTATTTTAAAGAGTAA